Part of the Microbacterium immunditiarum genome is shown below.
CGAGCTCGAACTTCGCGGTGTCGTTCAGAGTCGCGATGACCAGCTCGGGGTTGTGCACCTCGACGCCCGCGGGGGCCGAGATGTCGGCCGCGGTGACCTCGCCGGCGCCCGTCTTGCGCAGGTAGGCGGTGATGGGCTCGTCGCGCTCGCTCGAGACGACGAGCTGCTTGATGTTGAGGATGATCTCGGTGACATCCTCCTTGACACCCGGAATGGTGCTGAACTCGTGGAGGACGCCGTCGATGCGGATGCTCGTGACGGCCGCGCCGGGGATCGACGAGAGGAGGCTGCGACGCAGCGCGTTGCCGATCGTGTAGCCGAAGCCGGGCTCGAGCGGCTCGATGACGAAACGGCTGCGGAACTCCCCGATCTTCTCCTCGGTCAGAGTGGGACGCTGTGCGATGAGCACTATGGGTTCCTTTCGATCACGTGCCCGCTATATGACACGTGCGGTGGATGGGTATTGAGTTGTTCTCAGCGTCCGGCGGTCCCGTTCGGCCGCGGGGCGGCGACTCGGTACCGGACGCGCAAACCTGAAATCGATGCGCTCAGGGACCGGCGGGTGCACCGCGGTCCCCGAGCGAGATCGAGATGTCAGACGCGGCGGCGCTTGGGGGGACGGCAGCCGTTGTGCGCCTGCGGCGTCACGTCCTGGATCGAGCCCACCTCGAGGCCGGCAGCCTGCAGCGAGCGGATCGCCGTCTCGCGACCCGAGCCGGGGCCCTTCACGAAGACGTCGACCTTCTTGACGCCGTGCTCCTGCGCCTGGCGGGCAGCGGACTCCGCGGCCATGCCTGCGGCGTACGGCGTCGACTTGCGCGAGCCCTTGAAGCCCACGCCACCCGACGACGCCCAGCTGATGACGGCGCCCGACGGGTCGGTGATCGAGACGATCGTGTTGTTGAACGTCGACTTGATGTGGGCGTGGCCCAGCGCGATGTTCTTCTTCTCCTTGCGGCGCGGCTTGCGCGCAGCGGACTTGGCCTGTGCCATTGCTTTGCTCTCCTAAACCTTCGGGCCCGCGGTTACTTGCGGCCGGCCTTCTTCTTGCCGGCGACCGTGCGCTTCGGGCCCTTGCGGGTGCGCGCGTTCGTCTTGGTCCGCTGACCGCGCACAGGGAGGCCGCGGCGGTGGCGGAGGCCCTCGTACGAGCCGATCTCGACCTTGCGGCGGATGTCTGCGGCAACCTCACGGCGAAGGTCACCCTCCACCTTGTAGCTGGCGTCGATGTAATCGCGAAGGGCGATGAGCTGGTCGTCGTGAAGGTCCTTCACACGGATGTTCTCATCGATGCCCGTCGCCTTGAGGATCTCGTTCGAGCGGGTACGGCCGATGCCGTAGATGTAGGTCAGGGCGATGACCACGCGCTTGTCGCGCGGGATGTCGACGCCGGCGAGACGTGCCATGCGGCTCTCCTAGGAGTGTCGTGGAGGTGTGGAGCAGGATCGGTGCCCGGGCCTCCGCCCCGAGGTGTCCCCTCCGGAGAGGTTCTGATCCTGCCGATTGTTCGTATTGAGTTGTGTCAGCGATGCCTCTCCCGAGGCATCCGGAAGCCTTATCAGCCCTGGCGCTGCTTGTGACGCGGGTTCGACTTGCAGATGACCATCACGCGACCGTGGCGGCGGATGACCTTGCAGTGGTCGCAGATGGGCTTGACGGAGGGGTTGACCTTCATGGGATTTCCTGTTCGCTGTCTTCGCCGGGCAGACGCCACCCTTGCGGGCGCGCCTGGGGCGTTACTTCTCGACCGGTCTAGCGGTAGCGGTAGACGATGCGGCCGCGGGTGAGGTCGTAGGGGCTGAGCTCCACGACGACGCGGTCCTCCGGGATGATGCGGATGTAGTTCTGCCGCATCTTTCCGGAGATCGTGGCGAGCACCTTGTGTCCGTTCGTCAGCTCAACGCGGAACATCGCGTTGGGAAGCGCTTCAGACACCGTGCCCTCGATCTCGATGACACCGTCTTTCTTGGCCATAGCCTCGCTTACGCTTGTGCAGACCGGTCGGTCTGCGGTGGATGGGATCGGTGCGATGACACGCCAATAATGGCGCAACGCACCAAGGATCAATCATACGCGATCCCGGATGCACCGGCAACTCGCGGTGCGCGGCATCCGGCTCGCACCGAGGCCGGTGACAGCCCTACTCGAAGAGCGAGCGCAGCTCGGCCGGAGCAGGCAGCTCGGAGTTCGCGATGACCTCGCCGTTGACCGCGATGGTCGGCGTGGCGATGCCGGCGGCGCCGGGCTGAACCGGCGTCTGCTCCGTCATCGCGGCGACGAAGCCCGAATAGCGGCCGTCGTTGACGCACGAGTCGATGCCGCTCACGCCGACCCCCGACGCGATGTCGAGGAGCGCCTGGTCGGTCAGGCCGCTCGTCCCCTCGGCGGGCTGGTTCTCGAACATCGCCTGCATGAAGGGGACGGATGCGTCGGCATCCGCCTCGGCGACGCAGTACATCGCGTTCGCGGCGCGCGTCGAGAACTCCGTGCCCTGCGAGTAGCGGTCGAGGATCGAGATCGGGTGGATGTTGAGCGTGATCGTGCCGTCGTCGACGAGCTCCTGGATCGATGGCCCGTACGCCTGCTCGAACTGGTTGCAGATCGGGCACATGAAGTCGATGTAGGTGTCGAGCGAGTCGCCGCCGTCGCCGACGGCGATCGCGCCCGTCTCGGCGCTGATGTTCGGGGCATCCGGCGCCTCGCCCGCGTCCGTCGACGGGTTGTTCAGCCACACGACGAGCACCGCGACCGCGACGAGAGCGACGACGACCGCGACGCTCACCCAGATCGCGAACCAGTTGACCTTGCGTGCCTGCGCCATGTGTGCCTCCGAGAAACGTGTGCGAGATCCGGACCGGTCGCGCTAGGCGATCGGCGCCGGCGTGACGCCGAACGGGGCGAGACCGGCAGCGCCGCCGTCGGGAGCGGTGAGCACCCAGATGCCGCCATCGTGCACGGCGACGCTGTGCTCCCAGTGTGAGCCGGGCGAGCCGTCGACGGTCGAGACGGTCCAGTCATCGTCCTCGACGAACGTCGTGTGGTCGCCGGCGACGACCATGGGCTCGATCGCGAGCGCGAGTCCCGGACGGATCTCGGGTCCGGGATCGGCGACGCGGTAGTTGAACACCGACGGCGACTCGTGCATCTTGCGGCCGATGCCGTGGCCGACGTACTCGCGGAGGATGCCGTAACCGCCGTCCGGGGCGTTCGCCTCGATGTACTCCTGCACGGCGGCGCCGATCTCGGCGAGGTGCCTCGCCGTCGCGAGCGCCGCGATGCCCGCCCACAGGGACCCCTCGGTCACCTCGGACAGCCGCTCGCGCTCGACCACGATGTCGGGCCGCGACGGATCGGGCACGACGACGGTGATCGCGGAGTCGCCGTTCCAGCCCTTGTACTCCGCGCCGGCGTCGATCGACACGATGTCGCCGGGCTCGAGCACGCGGTCGCCCGGGATGCCGTGCACGACCTGCTGGTTGACAGACGCGCAGATCGTGTGACGGTAGCCGCGCACGAGCTGGAAGTTCGAGCGTGCCCCGCGGCCCGAGATGACCCGCGAAGCCGCGGCGTCGAGCTCGAGCGTCGTGACGCCCGGGCGGATCAGCTCACGCACCGCGGCGAGCGCCTCGGCCGTGATGAGCCCAGGCTCGACCATCGCCCGCAGTTGAGCGGGCGACTTGTAGATCGAGCGGCGGAACGACACGTCAGGCGGCGGCCGTGCGGATGAGGCCGCGCGCTTCGAGCGCGCCGACGATGCGGTCCGTCACCTCGTCGAGGGTCCCGGTGCCGTCGATCTCGTCGACGACGCCGCGCGTGCGGTAGACGCCGAGGATCGGCGCCGTCTCGCGCTCGTAGATCGCGAGGCGGTTCGCGATCACCTCTTCGGTGTCGTCGGTGCGGCCCTGCTCCTTCGCGCGCAGCGAGAGGCGCGCGATGCTCTCCTCGCGCGGCACGCTGAGCTCGATGACGGCGTCGAGGGCCTCGCCGCGCCCCTCGAGGAACGCGTCGAGGTCGCGCACCTGAGCGATGTTGCGCGGGTACCCGTCGAGCAGGAAGCCGTCGGCGGCGTCCTCCTTCTCGAGGCGCTCGCGGACGACCTTGCTCGTCAGCTCATCCGAGACGAGGTCGCCCGCCGCGATGATCGCCTGCACCTGGCGACCGAGGTCGGTGCCGGCCGCGACCGCGCCGCGGAAGACGTCGCCCGTCGAGATCGCCGGGATGCCGAACGCCTCCGCGATGCGGACGCCCTGGGTGCCCTTGCCCGACCCCTGGGGGCCGACGATGAGCAGGCGGGTGGCCCGCCGCGCGCCCGACTCGTGAGCCTGTGCAGCCATCAGCGGAGAAGCCCTTCGTAGTGGCGCTGCTGCAGCTGCGCGTCGATCTGCTTCACGGTCTCGAGACCCACACCGACGATGATGAGGATCGAGGCGCCGCCGAACGGGAAGTTCTGGTTCGCGCCCACCGTCGCGAGGGCGATGAGCGGGAGCAGCGCGATGAGACCGAGGTAGATCGAGCCGGGCAGCGTGATGCGCGTCAGCACGTAATCGAGGTACTCGGCCGTCGGACGACCGGCTCGGATGCCGGGGATGAAGCCGCCGTACTTCTTCATGTTGTCGGCCACCTCGACGGGGTTGAACG
Proteins encoded:
- the rpsK gene encoding 30S ribosomal protein S11 encodes the protein MAQAKSAARKPRRKEKKNIALGHAHIKSTFNNTIVSITDPSGAVISWASSGGVGFKGSRKSTPYAAGMAAESAARQAQEHGVKKVDVFVKGPGSGRETAIRSLQAAGLEVGSIQDVTPQAHNGCRPPKRRRV
- the map gene encoding type I methionyl aminopeptidase, with translation MSFRRSIYKSPAQLRAMVEPGLITAEALAAVRELIRPGVTTLELDAAASRVISGRGARSNFQLVRGYRHTICASVNQQVVHGIPGDRVLEPGDIVSIDAGAEYKGWNGDSAITVVVPDPSRPDIVVERERLSEVTEGSLWAGIAALATARHLAEIGAAVQEYIEANAPDGGYGILREYVGHGIGRKMHESPSVFNYRVADPGPEIRPGLALAIEPMVVAGDHTTFVEDDDWTVSTVDGSPGSHWEHSVAVHDGGIWVLTAPDGGAAGLAPFGVTPAPIA
- a CDS encoding DsbA family protein, with product MAQARKVNWFAIWVSVAVVVALVAVAVLVVWLNNPSTDAGEAPDAPNISAETGAIAVGDGGDSLDTYIDFMCPICNQFEQAYGPSIQELVDDGTITLNIHPISILDRYSQGTEFSTRAANAMYCVAEADADASVPFMQAMFENQPAEGTSGLTDQALLDIASGVGVSGIDSCVNDGRYSGFVAAMTEQTPVQPGAAGIATPTIAVNGEVIANSELPAPAELRSLFE
- a CDS encoding adenylate kinase codes for the protein MAAQAHESGARRATRLLIVGPQGSGKGTQGVRIAEAFGIPAISTGDVFRGAVAAGTDLGRQVQAIIAAGDLVSDELTSKVVRERLEKEDAADGFLLDGYPRNIAQVRDLDAFLEGRGEALDAVIELSVPREESIARLSLRAKEQGRTDDTEEVIANRLAIYERETAPILGVYRTRGVVDEIDGTGTLDEVTDRIVGALEARGLIRTAAA
- the infA gene encoding translation initiation factor IF-1, whose product is MAKKDGVIEIEGTVSEALPNAMFRVELTNGHKVLATISGKMRQNYIRIIPEDRVVVELSPYDLTRGRIVYRYR
- the rpmJ gene encoding 50S ribosomal protein L36, which gives rise to MKVNPSVKPICDHCKVIRRHGRVMVICKSNPRHKQRQG
- the rpsM gene encoding 30S ribosomal protein S13; this translates as MARLAGVDIPRDKRVVIALTYIYGIGRTRSNEILKATGIDENIRVKDLHDDQLIALRDYIDASYKVEGDLRREVAADIRRKVEIGSYEGLRHRRGLPVRGQRTKTNARTRKGPKRTVAGKKKAGRK